The following is a genomic window from Desulfomicrobium apsheronum.
CCGAGGCATTGCCCTTGGTGCCCATGATGATCATGTCGCAGGCATGATCGCTTGCGGCCGTGATGATGGCGTCAGCTGTCGCGCCCTGTTCGACCACGATTTCAAACTCCACCCCGGCTTCTCTGCAACCATCCACGAAGATGGCGAAAATCTTGCCCATTTCTTCCAGATTCTTGCGGATGATTTGCTCGCGTCCATCGGGGCTGATGCGTCCGCTGATCAGGCCGTGGGCGTGAAAAAGGATAACTTTCGCTCCGCACTGTTTGGCCAGCGCGATGGCATAACGTTTGGCACGACGGCCGGCTTCGCTGTTGTTCACCGGAACCAGAAAAGTGTTGAACCCTGGCAATTTCATATGATTTTCCTCCCGAGGAAAGATTGAATTGGTTAATCAACCAATTTGTGCCATGGTTCACAAGGGAGCGTCAAGAAAATTTTCATGCGCATTGAAAAATTCCAGCAAGCGCGGATGGTTGAAGAGTTGCAATGAGTTCATGACAGCTTGGGTAGCGCTTTAGAAACGGGTAGGGCGTTTGCTGGGAATTCAAAAGTTTCAAGTGTGACGATTTTTTTGCGGATATGCCGAACATGTCGCAAATTGCTTCAAGTGCGCTTGCCATCGGCACGCGATGGGCCTAAAAAAGGAACGTTTTGCAATCAACCGATATTTAATTCTTGGAGGTGTACCGTGGAGAAGATTCTGATCGTGGGGTGCAAGAACACCATGGACGATGTCTGCATTGGCTGTTCACGCTGTCTGGTGGCTTTCAACAGAAGACAGGGTATCTTTGAAATCTACGAAGACACCGACGCCGAGATCGTCGGCATGGTTGGCTGCGGTGGCTGTCCTGCACCGGCTATCGTGACCAGGCTCATGCAGGTCAAGCTCTGGAACGCGCCCATGAACGAAAAACCCACGGTGATCCACATCGCGCCCTGCATAGCCGAGCAGTGTCCGTACAAGGAGGAGATCATCAAGAAAATCACGGCCAAGGCAGGTATCCGTGTCATCGAGGGAACACATCCCTACGTTCCCAAGGACATCTTCGCCTGATATCGCAAAAGAGCCGATGAAGCGCATGGTGCGGTCTCGGCTCTTTCGGACTACTGGCCTCTATTTATTTTTGAAAACGGATAATTACGGACATGCCGCGTCGGGCATCCTTATAAACGGCTAATTCATGACTCACCGGATGGTTTCATGACCGGATCGGGCAGCCTTGAAGACAATTCGCGCATGACCCCGCCTTATTGCGGTGGTCATGCTTTTTTTTGTCCGCACGTATTTCTCAACCTTTGCTTGAAGTAAACATTCCGCATCGGCAGTCTCTATGTCGAAATGAATGCGCCTCCGTTCAACTTGTGAGCGGAGGCTTTTTTTATGAAAAAAATTTTGCTCCTGATGATCTAAAAAAGAAAATGATCTGTGCCTGTCGCATATTTATTCATTTATGATTCGATTCAATGTAAATTCGAATTGTTTTATATCAATATTGGTGAAAATTAAATCTATATACGTATAAATATGTATCAAATTTGTTTATTTTATAATTACAAATAATTATATATGGCAATATTTATTATAAAATAATCGCATTGTATTCATTTTTATTGATAGTATTATGAAAAATTATTTCGTTTACCTTATGTGAACATTCCGGATTTCCAAAAAATACGCCAATTTTAAAAAATGTAGCCAGAAATTGGTCGCTGAGCGCCAATTTCTGATGGCCAGATACGGGGAAGTTTCATGAAGCATGTGCTGCGACGGTTCATATGTCTGACGCTGGCATTTTTGCTGGTATTCAATCCCATGGCGGCGGCCGCAGATGGCATCGTGGTTGATCAAAAGGCCCCGGCCGCCAATCAGCCGGCCGTGAGCGCGGCGCCCAACGGCGTGCCTCTGGTCGACATCGCAAGCCCGAACTCTGGGGGCCTCTCGCACAACATGTTCGACCAGTTCAACGTGGGCGGGCCCGGCGTGATCCTGAACAACAGCAAGAAGGCCGGGCGCACGCAACTGGGCGGGGTGGTGGCCAACAATCCAAAACTCGGCAAGGGCCCCGAAGCCCGGGTCATTCTGAACGAGGTCACGGGCAGCAGCCGCTCCCGTCTTGAGGGCTACACTGAAATCTTCGGCTATCCGGCCGACTACATTCTGGCCAATCCGAACGGCATCACGGTCAACGGCGGCGGGTTCATCAACACGCCCCGGGCCACGTTGACCACGGGCAAGCCCCGGTTTGACGA
Proteins encoded in this region:
- a CDS encoding CGGC domain-containing protein; the encoded protein is MEKILIVGCKNTMDDVCIGCSRCLVAFNRRQGIFEIYEDTDAEIVGMVGCGGCPAPAIVTRLMQVKLWNAPMNEKPTVIHIAPCIAEQCPYKEEIIKKITAKAGIRVIEGTHPYVPKDIFA
- a CDS encoding universal stress protein, with amino-acid sequence MKLPGFNTFLVPVNNSEAGRRAKRYAIALAKQCGAKVILFHAHGLISGRISPDGREQIIRKNLEEMGKIFAIFVDGCREAGVEFEIVVEQGATADAIITAASDHACDMIIMGTKGNASARKILGSLTDTVSKQSSVPVVVVGEECECSNSCGSSCLHKWRFAPAANLQHAC